The Balaenoptera acutorostrata chromosome 15, mBalAcu1.1, whole genome shotgun sequence genome contains a region encoding:
- the DEFB121 gene encoding beta-defensin 121, with amino-acid sequence MKFLRLILTVTLLLVQVTPAMKCWGKLGRCRTTCEQNEVFYIFCRNEVMCCVNPKYVPVGN; translated from the exons ATGAAGTTCCTTCGTCTGATTTTGACTGTTACCCTGCTCCTGGTCCAGGTCACCCCAG CCATGAAGTGTTGGGGTAAGTTGGGAAGATGCAGAACAACGTGTGAGCAGAATGAAGTGTTCTATATATTTTGCAGGAATGAGGTTATGTGCTGTGTAAATCCCAAGTATGTACCTGTTGGAAACTGA